From the genome of Capsicum annuum cultivar UCD-10X-F1 chromosome 4, UCD10Xv1.1, whole genome shotgun sequence:
GACTAATATTTGGAGTTTCTACAGTTGCATCCTTGCCTCCCGAATCACTAAAAAATCACCACTACTTAGCATTTGTTTGATGGCTTGAATAGATTGTTTCTTTATCAGAACTTGTGCCAGCAAATAGCAAACCAGCATAGAAAGACAGATTGCCCTTATCTCCGTGAAAACTTAGCCAACCAATATATCACAAAGAAGCATAATAGCGCAAAAAGAACCACATGCATCACATGGTTTGATCCTTCCGAGATGATACTCCTGTTCAACTGTCTCATGTTGTTCTTTACTCCAGCTTGAGCCTTGATCAATGTCATTTGCTGTGATAAAGGGAAAAGTGTTAAGTTTTCAAGCAAATGGGGAAGTCAAGTAACTCACAAGCAAGCATGATTCATACATTATGAGAATCCCAGACAGACTGATCAATCAAACACGTTTATATAACAATGCCACGCTAACTCTAGGAAGTTAGTACTTCTAAGTTCTAACGGCTTGAAGCAACCTAAAGTTGGTTTAGTTTGCTAGAAGGGATAGCTCCTACAAATACATCATTCAGATTTAGAATCAGTTGAATATAACAGTTAATTGTCCAATAACCCGCAAGAACAGAAAAGGGGGGGGCACAATCAAGCTTGGGCCTATCAAAGTCAGTTGATTGAAGATCTAAAAAGGACacatttttccaaaaaaaaatgagATAGCACAGAGCAAGAAGGCATTCAGGCGGGCTGGCATGGTACTACCTAAGGAAAGGCAAAGgaaagtttacaagtacactgtCATTTCTAAGAGAGTAATCACAACTGTAATTCCCAGATTGCAGCAGGAGAAAggatatgtgtgtgtgtgtgtgtgtgtgtgagagagagagagagagagtctcAAGAAGGCTGTAAATAAATGTTAGCAACTCAAAACTTTTTCCTCATTTAAAAGATCAAATATAATTAGTTTTCCCCTTTCTCCTAAGTTGCTGGCTGATGTTAGATTGTTATCcagtaataagaaaataaatacccaaaaaactctaatataaagaaaaaaaaaactattgttAAGGCTTATGAAATATATAGAAAGTAACTAAGATGTGTTAAAGAATGTCAAACATACTCGGAAAAAGGGAGAACAAGTTCATTGCATACCAGTTGGTTAATAAAATCATTCTGATACTTTGCTTCCGAATCAATTTCTTGTGCTACCTGCAACatgaaatatttataaaaacTAGCAAAAGAGTAAGTAGGTATGGAAATCTGAAACCATGACAAATAtgatatactccctccatcccaatttatgtgacactctTTCCGTTGTACTCAATCCCAAAAAGAATGAACATATTTCTATACTCAGTAACAATTTGATACAAGATCAATGGGCTCCACTCCTTTGGGATCGATGCTTCAAGGATCACATCTATGGATccaagatttggttgttttagGGGAACAAATACGTGTGTGGATTATAGCTTGGAGCGCGGGAGAAGCTACATTTGATGATGTCATCCACGGGAGCATTGATCCACGACGTGTTTGGAAGATAGCATGGGCTTCGAGAGAGCATGGACGCCCATGACATTATTTTgggctttgggtcacttttgggcccaatagcttttagggtcacttttgggtccATTGTGTAATAAAGACCCAtggcctataaatagctagtttgCCTTCATTCTAAGGGAGATTTTAGATGACATATTTGTAGCCTCtttcaaggtggaatccttgagcaaggtggaatccttgtattgatgatttgcttagaaacggagatTGCTTGGGTATGCCGGTTCCCTTGAGGtgacgtaagagataggtttaggttgtgtgtgatgttaacggtccaaaagtggaataagcttttggattgttaatattacatcttcatttgtctatctatctttactttcttgtaatcgtttgtctatatctagtgcAATCCATTTGTGTTGttgtcttgtaaccgtgtgttgttgttattgcatcttgttcatcaagtgttgttattgtttttagtgtgttttactcttgatatcatttcctttcttgttcttcttgtgaatccgagagaggtcatcaaaggGGGTCCTCGATTCTTCAAATCTTtgactattttggtgtatgtttttgtgtcttctttgtcgatcttgtatcatttggtatcaaagccgagcttgattttgttcctacgaagtcaatcttgggtttgttatcttgaaaattgcaaaaaaaaaaaaaaaaaagtgtcaaaatcgaaaatttaaaaaaaaaaaagtactattCCCGTTTTTAACCCtaggtcaaaatttgagtctttgattttgttgttttcttgtatttttagtattagattcttgttctctaacactataggagtctaggGTTCGAATTTGAGCCAAATCGAAGTTGATTTGAGTGTTCTACCCTTGATGTGGGCTTAAACTTGAAGAAAGAGAGGTGGATTCAAGATCTGAAATTTTTGGTTGAGAAactgaaaaaaattgatgtttggaatgtgtttagaaggttgaaaataGGCTTGGTTCAAAATTTCATCGCATTCCGATCATCGGTTTAAGAGTTGgagatttttgaagttcttgggtGTTCTTGAGAAGATTCAAACCTTCGTCTTGAATTCTTTTCAAAAGGTGGTGTTTGATcctcaaaattgaagaaaaagttgTGTTGAGTGCCTAATTTATAAGTACCATGGCTTTGGGAGATGAGATCCAACCTATCTCAAAAGTGGCGATAATGATAGCTCTCATGGATTGGCGACAAGAATTGAATAGTTGGAAGAAGCATGGGTCACGTTTGGAAGGAAACATGGAAAAGGTGACATGTCTTACTACCCAAACCCTACTAAATGTACCCCAACCACCACAATTCCACCAACAAACACCTCATTACCAAAGACCACATCCGATTGCACTTCAAGAACATGTTCCCACTACAAACCAAGTTCCCGACGATATTGTTCATCCAACCCAAATCCAAATTGAGAAGACCAATTCTAACATGGAACCTTTGTTACTCGCTAACCAAGATGCTAGCATTTTACCTAGCATCACTCCTTCATTTGTGCAGGTTCAtgaacaaataatatcaaagaagGATGCAAGAAGAATGCCATATGAAAATGAGCTTGAAAGCCTAACGGAGTTCTTACCAAAGAATTCTAAACATGAAAGGTGCAACGACAAGTTGATAAAGGAGTTGGATTCGAGGACGAATCATcttcaagaaagggaggatgatacaagatcaaTGGGCTCCACTCCTTTGGGATCGATGCTTCAAGGATCACATCTATGGATccaagatttggttgttttagGGGAACAAATACGTGTGTGGATTATAGCTTGGAGCGTGGGAGAAGCTACATTTGATGATGTCATCCACGGGAGCATTGATCCACGACATGTTTGGAAGATAGCGTGGGCTTCGAGAGAGCATGGACGCCCATGACATTATTTTGGgctttagggtcacttttgggcccaatagcttttagggtcacttttgggtccATTGTGTAAGAAAAATTTGACCGACTAAAGGTAACTCATGGACTCATTCCCATTCTCCATCAATTCCTTAGCCAGTTACAAGAGCCCTCCTCATACCACCAACATTTGGATATTAGATTCGTTAGAAGTGTTCAAGTGTCTTATACAATGTTTAGTTATTGAGCAATTTTTATGGAACTTATAGTAGTAAAATCTTCTAAAATTGATACATGACATAAGTTAGAAAACTGACTATACCACTGTAAGAAAACCAGTATAAAACTAGCAAGGCTTAGAGGCACATAAAAcacgcttcttgaagatagttgaaATCTCTTTCTGGGAAGAAGAACAATTCCAACACTATCTACGCGATTCAACTGAGCCACGCGAAGTAGCATTAAAGAAAATATACACACCCATTATAGATTTTCAGGAAATAAAACTTGATTATTAGGCTCAAGAATTGCAATTTTACTTATTATCCCTTCAAAGTTTGAA
Proteins encoded in this window:
- the LOC107867412 gene encoding bet1-like protein At4g14600 — translated: MASSSHRGGDFYGAASYRSSDGLSTRQVGGSDEIQLRIDPMHGDLDDEITGLRKQVKQLRNVAQEIDSEAKYQNDFINQLQMTLIKAQAGVKNNMRQLNRSIISEGSNHVMHVVLFALLCFFVIYWLAKFSRR